Proteins co-encoded in one Trichoplusia ni isolate ovarian cell line Hi5 chromosome 19, tn1, whole genome shotgun sequence genomic window:
- the LOC113503546 gene encoding ubiquitin-like modifier-activating enzyme ATG7: MFYLQDLKKFHYYYWFAFPAPNQPTVYIKEKSASITSLLNNKQIESFAQSYKTFDKEQKCFFAITKQEDTVVIKTLSSSLEVNKPVPNDSNTYFVFNDPSNGSNPGWPLRLFLAALLDHCPALVGTDIKVIGLRCNPTGGVENSKVFSVAVPKDVKSVEAAGWVGWERNDKGNFGPKLANMSASLDPVILADASSDLNIKLMKWRLVPDLDVDVMKTTKCLLLGAGTLGCHVARDLLAWGFRHITFIDNGKVSYSNPTRQVLFTHQDCLNGGRKKAEAAADGLKNILPSVVTKGLAAHIPMPGHPVGESLKKETISNIQLITEAISDHDVIFLLLDTREARWLPTLIAAHLGKIVINAALGFDSYLVMRHGIGGSTTEGSTSVNATMIPGGSLGCYFCNDVTAPGNSLKDRTLDQQCTVTRPGVAAIAGALAVEILVGLLQHPLRVHAPAVYNMNSDIEDVPPELQGILGPIPHSIRGFLHSYQNVVPTCAKFPQCIACSDIVINKYKEEGIEFLLKVFNSGNYLEEVTGLHELHLAAEMTDVLTFSDEDDEE; encoded by the exons atgttttatttacaggaTCTTAAAAAGTTTCACTACTACTACTGGTTTGCATTTCCTGCACCAAATCAACCCACGGTTTACATCAAGGAGAAAAGTGCCAGTATCACATCACTACTCAACAATAAACAGATAGAATCATTTGCACAGAGCTACAAAACTTTCGACAAAGAACAAAAATGCTTCTTTGCTATCACTAAACAGGAGGACACAGTTGTCATTAAAACTTTATCAAGTTCTTTAGAAGTTAATAAACCTGTACCAAATGACagtaatacatattttgtattcaatgatCCAAGCAATGGTAGCAACCCTGGATGGCCATTGAGACTGTTTTTGGCAGCCCTATTGGATCACTGCCCTGCTCTAGTCGGGACTGATATTAAAGTGATAGGATTAAGATGTAATCCTACAGGAGGTGTCGAGAATAGTAAAGTATTTTCTGTTGCCGTGCCAAAG GATGTCAAGTCAGTGGAAGCAGCTGGCTGGGTTGGGTGGGAAAGGAATGACAAAGGGAATTTCGGTCCAAAACTGGCCAATATGTCAGCATCGTTGGATCCTGTTAT ATTGGCGGACGCATCTTCAGATCTCAACATAAAGTTAATGAAATGGCGTTTGGTGCCTGATTTGGATGTAGATGTGATGAAGACTACGAAATGCTTGCTGTTGGGTGCTGGCACCCTCGGCTGTCATGTCGCACGAGATCTATTG gcTTGGGGTTTTCGTCACATTACGTTCATTGACAACGGCAAAGTGTCGTACTCGAATCCGACGCGTCAGGTGCTGTTCACTCATCAAGACTGCCTCAATGGAGGCCGGAAGAAGGCTGAGGCAGCTGCTGATGgcctaaaaaatatattacccTCTGTT GTAACCAAGGGTCTAGCAGCTCACATACCGATGCCAGGGCATCCAGTGGGCGAATCTTTGAAGAAAGAAACTATATCCAACATACAGCTTATCACTGAGGCCATATCGGATCATGACGTCATATTCCTACTGTTGGATACGAGGGAGGCGCGATGGCTACCAACTCTTATAGCTGCTCATCTTGGAAAG ATTGTTATCAACGCAGCTTTAGGCTTCGACAGCTACTTAGTCATGCGGCACGGTATTGGCGGTTCAACGACAGAGGGCAGCACTTCAGTGAACGCTACCATGATACCAGGGGGCAGTCTTGGCTGTTACTTCTGCAATGATGTCACCGCTCCAGGAAAT TCGTTAAAAGACCGGACTTTAGATCAACAATGCACAGTAACACGGCCTGGTGTAGCGGCCATCGCAGGCGCGTTAGCAGTTGAAATATTAGTTGGGCTATTACAGCACCCATTGAg ggTACACGCACCGGCGGTATACAACATGAACAGCGATATAGAAGACGTGCCACCAGAGTTGCAAGGCATTCTCGGCCCTATTCCCCACTCAATAAGGGGCTTTTTACATTCCTACCAAAATGTAGTACCTACATGTGCCAAGTTCCCGCAATGTATAGCGTGCTCCGacattgtgataaataaatataaagaagaGGGTATAGAGTTCTTGCTCAAAGTTTTCAACAGTGGAAACTATTTGGAAGAGGTGACTGGACTACATGAATTGCATTTAGCGGCTGAAATGACTGAT GTGTTGACATTTTCAGATGAAGATGATGAAgagtaa
- the LOC113503611 gene encoding 39S ribosomal protein L2, mitochondrial, protein MALNRLFASLAITPALITRRSIHVTAINFASHPDIVKPKPGLGKSYRRIVHFPEEYTVKPLEVTNLAGRDPETGRVVAKGIGGGIKHKYHWIDWVRDGPTEGPPQEEKVIQVMEDGCRTAHIALVAVGSKLKYILATENMKAGDIIKTSRHLPRIPVRANEGDAYVLGALPAGTIVHCIEKVPGQGGLFIHAAGTFGTILRKQDDRVIVQMPSKRMFSLDQHCMAVVGRLSNIDHGTTPIGSPQRNRWLGNRPRSGLWQRKSGRHGRKIKPPKPVKEITAAAKGSLPAVRMTMCP, encoded by the exons ATGGCGTTAAATAGACTTTTTGCTAGTTTAGCTATTACTCCTGCATTAATAACCAGACGGTCTATTCACGTAACTGCCATCAATTTTGCTAGCCATCCCGATATTGTGAAACCCAAACCTGGCTTAGGCAAAAGTTATAGAAGAATTGTACATTTTCCTGAAGAATACACAGTAAAACCATTAGAAGTTACCAACCTCGCTGGTAGAGACCCTGAAACCG GTCGTGTTGTAGCTAAAGGGATTGGTGGTGGTATCAAACACAAGTACCACTGGATAGACTGGGTCCGAGATGGTCCCACTGAAGGACCTCCACAAGAAGAGAAAGTTATTCAG GTAATGGAAGATGGTTGCAGAACAGCCCATATAGCATTAGTAGCTGTTGGTTCTAAGTTGAAGTACATATTGGCCACAGAAAACATGAAAGCTGGAGACATTATCAAGACTTCTCGCCATTTACCTAGGATACCgg TGAGAGCGAATGAAGGTGATGCATATGTGTTAGGAGCCCTACCAGCTGGAACCATTGTGCACTGCATTGAAAAAGTACCAG GCCAAGGAGGACTGTTCATACATGCAGCAGGTACATTTGGAACCATCTTGAGGAAACAGGATGACCGTGTCATAGTACAAATGCCATCTAAAAGGATGTTCAGTCTTGATCAACACTGCATGGCTGTTGTAG gTCGCCTTTCAAACATAGACCATGGAACCACCCCAATTGGTTCTCCACAGCGCAATAGATGGCTAGGCAACAGACCACGATCTGGTCTCTGGCAAAGGAAGTCTGGTCGCCATGGAAGAAAAATCAAACCACCAAAACCAGTCAAAGAAATAACTGCAGCAGCCAAAGGCTCACTGCCTGCAGTCAGGATGACCATGTGCCCTTAA
- the LOC113503609 gene encoding elongation factor-like GTPase 1 isoform X2, which translates to MRLVDSSKLLELQNKPSNIRNICIVAHVDHGKTTLADSLISSNGIISQRMSGKLRYMDSRPDEQERGITMKSSSIALYHCLEQQEYLVNLIDSPGHIDFSSEVSTAVRLCDGAIVVVDVVEGVCPQTRLVLKQAYSENIRAVLVLNKIDRLILEMQLTPLDAYVHLMQVLEQVNAVMGELFASGVMENEESTMEKQQEKEQLNKEDNNFYDWTSALEDADDSNLYFTPEHGNVVFASAADGWGFTTHTFAKLFSDKLGVKEEILRKVLWGDFYLNTKTKRFMKGAQEKAKKPLFVQVILDNLWNVYETVAMRNEKEKVPVICEKLGIKLTTRDLRHTDSRVQLQSLMVQWLPLSITVLNMVCHKLPSPKEILPEKVEKLMCSRIRDFESFLPETQKLKEDFVACDSSDDRPLIIFVSKMFSVDKSVLPENKPKVLTAEEMALRRERARQLREMKQISANDGVPLEEKKEDQELEKAAEEDVDQPVFIAFARIFSGKVKRGDKVYVLGPKHDPSKVLSKDFQIDPNKKLKDLQSDEHITCTEIKSLYILMGRELELIDEAIAGNIIGIGGLEDHVLRTATLSSTVACPAFSEMQYSVVPILRVALEPTYPSQLAQLVKGLKLLNQSDSCVQVLLQETGEHVLITAGEIHLERCLEDLKNQYAKIPITVSKPIVPFRETIVEPPKIDMANEEIDSQNVVDKTVDKDIDPVITVYTNNKQSRIKIRAKPLPTEITALLDRSTDLLKAISQYIKTLQGLHNNDRLENKLEDLQLNGNKHKLSDRMLKLIQQFKDELQSISEKLGPEWKDVVNQIWSVGPRNCGPNLLLNQTADYSTKYLHHEAEVKEDPRYEYESSFVNGFQLASLAGPLCDEPMMGVAFCVEEWMLDKTVGDDASHFGPLSGQIMSAVKDGCRKAFQAQPQRLMAAMYSCDIVVDQKVLGMYLQIVTVVSAFLIQ; encoded by the exons atgcgGCTAGTAGATTCATCAAAACTTTTAGAACTTCAAAACAAACCTTCAAATATTCGAAATATTTGTATCGTGGCGCACGTGGACCATGGGAAAACGACATTGGCGGATTCCTTGATATCTAGCAATGGGATAATATCCCAGAGAATGTCGGGAAAGCTGCGGTACATGGACAGCAGGCCGGATGAACAGGAGAGAGGTATTACTATGAAGAGTAGCAGTATTGCCCTGTACCACTGTCTGGAACAGCAGGAGTACTTGGTGAACTTGATAGACTCTCCAGGGCATATCGATTTCTCTAGTGAAGTGTCAACAGCAGTTAGACTTTGTGACGGAGCCATTGTTGTG gTTGATGTTGTAGAAGGTGTATGTCCGCAAACCAGGCTGGTTTTAAAACAAGCATACTCAGAGAATATCCGAGCCGTCTTAGTTCTTAACAAGATTGACCGTCTCATATTGGAAATGCAGCTGACACCGCTAGATGCTTATGTCCATCTGATGCAGGTGCTAGAGCAAGTGAATGCGGTCATGGGAGAGTTGTTTGCATCCGGAGTGATGGAAAATGAAGAGTCTACAATGGAGAAACAG CAAGAAAAAGAACAGCTGAATAAAGAAGACAACAACTTCTATGACTGGACCTCTGCCCTTGAGGATGCTGATGACTCCAACCTATACTTCACTCCTGAACATGGCAATGTTGTGTTTGCAAGTGCTGCTGATGGCTGGGGCTTTACTACACATACTTTCGCAAAACTATTCTCAGATAAACTTG GTGTGAAAGAGGAAATCTTAAGGAAAGTACTTTGGGGTGACTTTTATCTAAACACGAAAACGAAACGTTTTATGAAAGGAGCTCAAGAGAAGGCAAAGAAACCTCTTTTCGTTCAAGTTATATTAGACAATCTAtggaatgtttatgaaacagtAGCCATGAGGAACGAAAAGGAAAAAGTTCCAGTTATTTGTGAAAAACTTGGGATCAAACTTACAACGAGAGATTTGAGGCACACAGACTCTCGGGTCCAACTTCAGTCATTGATGGTTCAATGGCTCCCATTATCCATAACTGTACTAAACATGGTTTGCCACAAGCTCCCTTCGCCTAAGGAAATCCTACCAGAAAAGGTCGAAAAACTGATGTGCTCAAGAATACGCGATTTCGAATCGTTCCTTCCCGAAACGCAGAAACTTAAAGAAGACTTTGTAGCCTGTGATAGTAGTGATGATAgaccattaattatttttgtatccaAGATGTTTAGTGTTGATAAGAGCGTGTTGCCTGAGAACAAACCTAAGGTTTTGACTGCCGAGGAAATGGCTTTGAGGAGGGAAAGAGCGAGACAGCTGCGTGAGATGAAGCAGATTAGTGCAAACGATGGTGTACCCTTAGAAGAGAAAAAGGAGGATCAAGAATTAGAGAAGGCAGCCGAAGAAGACGTCGACCAGCCTGTATTCATAGCTTTTGCCAGAATATTCAGTGGGAAAGTAAAGAGAGGCGATAAAGTGTATGTCTTAGGCCCCAAACATGACCCTTCGAAAGTCCTCAGTAAAGATTTCCAAATAGATCCCAATAAGAAACTGAAAGATTTGCAAAGCGATGAGCACATTACTTGTACAGA gaTCAAATCGTTGTATATATTAATGGGAAGAGAACTGGAATTGATTGATGAAGCAATTGCTGGCAATATTATTG GTATCGGAGGTCTAGAAGATCATGTACTCAGGACAGCTACATTGAGCAGTACAGTCGCTTGTCCTGCATTCAGTGAGATGCAATACTCAGTGGTGCCGATATTGAGAGTCGCGTTGGAACCTACTTACCCTTCGCAATTGGCTCAATTGGTCAAAG GATTAAAACTGTTGAACCAATCTGATTCTTGCGTCCAAGTGTTACTGCAAGAGACTGGCGAGCACGTACTTATAACAGCCGGGGAAATACATTTGGAGAGATGTCTTGAAGATTTAAA aAATCAATATGCGAAAATACCCATCACAGTCTCCAAACCTATCGTTCCATTCAGAGAAACAATTGTAGAGCCACCAAAAATAGATATGGCAAATGAAGAAATAGACTCACAAAATGTTGTAGATAAAACGGTTGATAAAGATATAGATCCGGTCATAACTGTCTATACGAATAACAAACAAAGCAGAATTAAAATAAGAGCAAAACCTTTACCGACCGAAATAACAGCCTTATTAGACCGATCAACGGATTTACTTAAAGCAATATCGCAGTATATAAAAACATTGCAAGGCTTGCACAATAACGACAGACTAGAGAACAAACTAGAAGACTTACAATTAAATGGTAACAAACACAAACTATCCGACCGCATGTTGAAGTTAATTCAACAATTTAAGGATGAACTCCAAAGTATTAGTGAAAAACTTGGTCCAGAATGGAAAGATGTGGTCAATCAAATATGGTCTGTCGGTCCTAGGAATTGTGGTCCAAATTTGCTTTTGAATCAGACGGCAGATTACAGTACTAAGTATTTGCATCATGAAGCTGAGGTGAAGGAAGATCCTAGGTATGAATACGAGAGTAGCTTCGTGAATGGGTTTCAATTGGCGTCGTTGGCTGGACCGTTGTGTGATGAACCAATGATGGGAGTGGCTTTTTGTGTCGAAGAATGGATGTTAGATAAGACTGTTGGAGATGATGCCTCACATTTTGGACCTCTTTCAG